The Octopus sinensis linkage group LG18, ASM634580v1, whole genome shotgun sequence genome segment catacatatatatatatatatatgtatatatatatatatatatatatatatacatatatacgacaggcttctttcagtttccgtctaccaaatccactcacaaggtattggtcggcccggggctatagcaggaagacacttgccctagatgccacgcagtgggactgaacccgaaccatgtggttggttagcaagctacttaccacacagccactcctgcgcctagacttctaaagaataagttctggggatggtttgctcgactaaaggcagtgcttcagcatggccgcagtcaaatgactgaaacaagtaaaagagaatatatatatgtatgcatgtatatatgtatgtatatatgtgtatatatatatatctgaatgtgcgatcatttgcatgtatatatataaagcaacaaGAAGATTCAGTTGAAGCTGTTttgcaaaatatttattgatacatAAGCGCCgttttcttctcttctcatcAAACTTTATGTACCATGTTGTACAAGATACCcctgtgcatctatatgtatgtgtatgtatatatatatatatatacaaacatatatatatattatacatatatgtatatatatatatatatatatatatatatatatatattacatatataccattatgtatCTTACTGGGAAgaactgggaattgaaactggaaTGCAATCTCTGCAATTTGTAATAAGGATTTCTAAATGAGCCACGAGGCAAAAACATTTCCTTGACGAGTACAGTCAATGCTATCGAGATTTTCGTCGTCCTTCTTGGTACTTCATTGGTACTTTGAGTTTATTTTTCCAGCAGGggggtgaaaggcaaatttgtGCTGGCTGGATTTGATCTCACAATTAGATGCtcgtgaattttttttaaagcattttttttcagACACACTCCAATTttcccactttaataataataataataataataataataataataataataataataataataataataataatataataataataataataaataaataataataatactgaagttttggggaaggggactagtctataacaacgaccccagtgtgtaactggtactcatttcatcgaccctaaaaggatgaaaggcaaagttgacctcagtggaatttgaactcagaacgtagcgactggcgaaacactgctaagcattccatccagcttgctaacgattctgccagcttaatagtagtagtagtagtaataataataataataataataataatgatgataatgaatgatgatttcaaattttggtacaaggccagcaacttcgagtGAAGGGATGTCAATTTCACTGACCCCTgttctcagctggtacttaatcaaTCAACccccccgtaaggatgaaagacaaagtgaaccctgatggaatttgaaatcagaatgtgaagTCACAAGAAAAGCGTGTAAGCCTTTTTttttccagcgtgctaacgattctgccacctcgctgccttaataataataataataataataacaataataataatgataatcttttatactaagagcacaaggcctgaaatttgtggggggtggggatagtcgattagatcgaccccagtgcttaactggtccttatttaatcgaccctgaaaggatgaaaagcagagtcgacctcggcagaatttgaactcagaacgtaaaggcagacgaaatgccaccgggcgtttttgcctggcttgctaacgattctggaagctcgccgccttgatgatgatgatgatgatgatgatgatgattaataataataataataataataataatgacaacgaccatgatgataattacaaaaaaaaaaaatgcctaatCTCACTCACACatcaaaaaaaaccccaaaaaactctcacaaaatataaaaggaagagaatatcataataataataataataataataataatgataataataagtgtaaaataaaacaaaaaaaaacaaaacaaacaaaaggatcAGTTTCACATTAATATTGCAGTTGTTACCATAGCGAAGCAGCATTATCAGAATGTTCAATCACtgacaagtgatatatatatatatatattttttttatatataagtattatcacTTCTGTATAAACAATGATGTTTGCAATCACATAATATTGATTTTCCTTTtggtgtttgcatatatatatatatatatatatatatatatatgtgggtgtgtgtgtgtgtgtgtgtgtgtgtgtgtgtgtgtgtgtgtgtgtgtgtgtgtgtgtattatatatctatatatatatatatatatatatagtatatatatatgtatatatatatatatgtatatgtatatatatgtatataaatatatatatatatatacatttatatctatatacatttatataatatatacgatgtatatacatatatacatatgtatatatatattatatacatatatatatatacattatatatatacatacatatatatatatacatatatatataccatcatcatcacggatgttaaacaatgatgatgatgatgtatatatatatatacatatatatatatgtatatatatatatatatgtttgtatatatatataacttgtgtgtgtatttatacatgtaatgcctatgtatgtgtgtgtgtgtatatatatatatatgtgtgtgtgtgtattcatatgtaattatgtatgtgtattcatggtGTGGAATATGGTCGAGAGAGGAAGGAATGGAGCCTGTAGCCCTCCCCCACCAACTCTATCCTCTTAGGAACTGGAGATAGAATTCACAATGAGATTAGCAtgtatacaaaatacacacacacacattatctttttGAGAtgaatgtataacatatatgcatgatgTTTACAATCATAAATTTACATCCATGTTTGTATaggttatactatatatatatatatatatatatatatatataatatatgtttacacacactaTAATGTACgtaatagttgtatgtatgtatatatatatatatatatatatatatatatgtgtgtgtgtgtgtgtgtatatatatatgcacgccatatatttaatgtacataattcatgagactatatgtatttatatacacacacacatatatacatacatgcttagaatatatatatatatatatatacacacactataacgTAGGtgataattgtatgtgtgtatatatatatatatatatatatatatatatgcacgccgTATATCTAATGTACATAActcatgtgagtatatgtgtatttatatatacacacacatatatacatacatgcttagaatatatatatatatatatatatatatttacacacactataATGTACgtaataattgtatgtgtgtatatatatatatatgcacgccgtatatttaatgtacataattcatgtgagtatatttgtatgtatatatatatatatatacacacacatatacatacatgcttagaatatataatactgtagaatgtttttaatttgttaAGCTGAGTAAAGGGAGACAACCCTTGTAATCTTTGCAGTCTGCCCTCAGCCTGGCTGGGACAAGTTGGATTGACACCAGTTCGAGTTCCTGCGTGGTAGGGGGTGCATTAAGGGTGGGTTAGGGGGATAAGAAGGAGAGACAAGAAAAGCGCCCCCCCCGGGGGGGAGGGTCGGGTTATAGACAGTTTTAGTAGGGATAGATGTGTGCTGGAAATTTGGGGATGTTTGAAATGATGAGGTTTTTGGTGTCGTTAGGGGTTGGTTGTGGTTTATGgatgggaagaggaggaggtggaggaaaaaAGGGGACAAGTTTCTGAGACAgacaacggtggtggtggtagtgaaagtGGTAATGGTAGGTGATAGCAGGGCCGGGAGAGAGGGGTCTaaatgtgagtgagagagtgagagagagagagagagagagaggaagaaagagagagagagaagagagagagagagaaagagagagagagagagaaagagagagagagagaaagagaaagaaagaaagagagagagagatagaaagaggaagagagagagaaagaaagaaagaaagaaagaaagagagagacagtttTAATACTGCAAAAAGAataggagagtgaaagagagagagggagggagagagacctAAAAGAGGGTGATAGTTTGAGGGGAGGAGAGattaaagagaggagaaagagagagatatagagataatACTGGATGGTagtttgagagaaagaaagagaagagagggaggagagaagaaggaaaCACTGGGAAatgacattttatatatgtgtatatatatatatataaaatacagggagacagagagagagagacacagacacacacagagatggaTAACACTTAGAAGCAGTCACCAAAGGAATGAGAGAGATAAAACAGGTCTTTTTCGCCATCCACACATTAACGTCAGTGACCAGGCAGCTGTGGTCAGGTGGATTACGTCGGCTGCCAAATGGCTGGGTGTTCTGTTTGGTTATATATACCCAGGTACAGCCTAGAACATGCATTGTATGTAGAATGTAGTATGttgtgtatttaagtgtgtatatacatacatacatatacacgtccatgtatgtgtatgtatatattcatatatgtgtgtgtgtatgtatgtatatatatataatatatatatatatatatgtatataatatatatataatatatattatatatacatgtatatatatatattaatatatattatatacatgtatatatattatatataatatttatatatatacatgtatattatatatataatatatattatatatacatgtatatataatatatattatatatacatgtatatatatatatatatatatattatatatatacatgtaatatatatatatatatatacatgtatatatatatatatatatatatatatattatatatatatatatatatatatatacacacatgtatgcctatatataatatatatgtacatgcaagaACAGAAGTTTATGTtttcgtgcgtgtatgtgtgtgtgtgtgtatatatttatgtatacatatacacacattttatgcacatgcacacacacacacacacacacacacatatatgcatcattctaatgagaaaaagggaaaaaaaaaatgatttcttttaaatcaaaagagaaaaaaaaaatcaacaacaaacaaaaaatacgaaacagggagggaaagagagagagatagagagagagaagcaggaaagaggagggaggaggaggagttggtGCTGCActcatgttttttgttgttgttagttgttgttgttgtggtgttataTAGTCCTGTCAGAAGCAAGCTCTCCTGCGATGGAAGCGGTGTCGGCCGAGGTGCTCTCCACCTTCACGTACGTCTGCATCAGTTGCTGAATCTCCTCCCAGAGGGGTTCACACAACTTCTGGTAACCGGTCCTTGTGAAGTGCAGGTAGTCATACATGTCATGATGGCTGATGGTCCCGTTCACGTGGTTCACGAACGAATGCTCGTCGACGTGCAGGTAACTGGCGTTGGGCACTGAACTGACCTGTGTCGAGAGCAGCTTGTTGATCTGTTTTATCTTGTCTCGCAGTGGGTTTGGAAACTTACCCCGTGGTGGGATaccctgaaaaaaaaaacgaaacaaaaaatagttttagCATCATCATCGTAACATCCTCTTcttttccatggttgcatggATCATCTAGAACTTaagactttaggaaacattttttcacgctgagagttggtgaagcatggaacaaactgccggcatcagttgttagttgtcggagcactgcatccttcaaaacttccatgctttctgagaattgccaacactacacctgattttctcccctctatacacacgctgaagcatggaacaaactgccggcatcagttgttagttgtcggagcactgcatccttcaaaacttccatgctttctgagaatTGCCAACACTAcccctgattttctcccctctatacacacgctgaagcatggaacaaactgccggcatcagttgttagttgtcggagcactgcatccttcaaaacttccatgctttctgagaattgccaacactacacctgattttctcccctctatacacacgctgaagcatggaacaaactgccggcatcagttgttagttgtcggagcactgcatccttcaaaacttccatgcttcctgagattcgccaacactacccctgattttctcccctccatacacacacacagcatgtatctgactcatacactgttcgctttccagacatttgtacattactgcatatactctatacgcactttctgacaagttgtggtgcacctgagcactgtatacaataatatcattattattattattgaggcagacTTATCAAGGTGCTACTTTGGCGTGTGATCCACAACTTCAAGGCTGATTACTTTACGTTGCAGAATTCACGACTGCGAAACGTGTGTAATCTACATGCTTATTTGAATTATTATCTTGTTTATTCTtggtttcttattattatttacgaaaacataaatgaaacatggctttattattattattattattaaaatagtaattttgaaaACATAAATTTACAATGCTAAGTTCAAACACAAGAATTTGCAAAAAAATCTGTAACCAACATGTTAATCCTTCTGATACCAACCTGTTTGAAACTggctctagctctgtagtacaaacgttttgttttcataagttttggattaaaatcttccaccaaaccgtagtcacaatttatgttcctaacactagcttaatgatacctAAGTAATTTtacgaaattctttgttatatttaaaattaattgaaagaaacacagagcatctcaacagaaatatggtaacaaaaggcttaaaatatatataatagagaaacaattcttaatccttttgataccaaccaagctgaaaccgcctctggctctgtagtacaaatgtcttgttttcaaaagttctgaattaaaatcttccaccaaaccgtagtcacaatttatgttcctaacactagctgaatgataacaaagttattttactaaattctttgttatatttaaaataattgaaagaaatacagagcatctcaacagaaatacagtaacgaaagggttaagtgttTTTAGAAATTGATAAATGAACTAAAAAAAtaacctaaagtaatctccctttaaGTTGTAGATCACATGCCAAAATAACaccagattttctatggttgaatgcctCAACTGCTCCCACACTTAATGGAGAAAGAATTTAGAATTGTCTTGTAGTGTAATCAATACACAGTAAaaagcataggcgtaggagtggctgtgtggtaagtagcttgcttaccaaccacatggctccaggttcagtcccactgcgcggcaccttgggcaagtgtcttctactatagcctcgggctgaccaaagccttgtgagtggatttggtagacggaaactgaaagaagtccgttttgggcaagtgttttctactatagccttgggccgaccaaagccttgtgagtggatttggtagacggaaactgaaagaagcccatcgtatatatgtgtacgcgactatgaggatttgcaaccccaacgtaaaacttataatgtaatacatgtccttgaagtagtaattgtacgcggctgaagaaggccatagacacacatttacatcaattatgttataaaccgtctaataaaggcccgaaacatatgtaccactaAATCCTTTGCATTATGTTTTTATCTTGATATATACACTCTATCATCTACACCACTaaatggtatatacaggtgctaacaattatcaagtattcaccctgaatttttgtatatatatatatatatatatatatatatatatatgtatgtatgtgtgtgtgtatatgtctgtctttgttcccctaacatcgcttgacaaccgatgctggtgtgtttacgtccctgtaacttaccggtttggcaaaaagaaaccgatagaataagtactaggcttacaaagaataagtcctagggtcgatttgctcgactaaaggcggtgctccagcatggccacagtcaaatgactgaaacaagtaaaagagagtaaaagagtaaagaggtacACGATGGCAACTGGATAGGAATGGGGACTTTTCAAAAGATGTGTGGGGCACAAAGATCCTTACCATAACTATTATATTACTTTGAGGTTGTTTCTCAGCGATTGTCTGAGCAATCTTCATGATTCCTTCAGAGACTTCTTCAGCAGTGTGGTCATGGTTGTTAGTTCCAATCAAAATAACGATTatctagaaaagaaaagagagaaatcaataatggaaactgtaaaaagcccATCGCATAggggcgtgtttgtgtgtgtgtgatgtttttaCTTTTGTCTTGTGCAAgcactaatctttatatataaaattgaagttgtgtgtgtgagactctgtctcctctgatttagattcctaactactcccacattttgcgatgcagtttaaccaaaagcgggtatcttatagtcatcattcatatcgagcccttctgggtattagcgcacgtctacgatgaatctacgatttaaaaaaatttacaatcatttttccgcatttttaatgatttttgcttgggttatataaggggagtaactctccaaaaatgcttatatagttatttcccttacaaacctgagcaacgccaggcggtACTGCTAGTTGTTAACAAAACTCACCATTTTTTGAAACGGTGTCGATTGTTTACAATCCTCCAGAAAAGCAGGAGCGGTCATTcaggttgtttgttgtttgaaggacttggaagaaatattaccttccttgCTTGcaaacataaaaagcattgaaCCATAGGAAGGTCCAGCCTCAAGTTTTATCTGACTCATGCGGGTATGAAAAAAATTACCGTTTACAAATcgtaacaatcatcatcatcatcatcgtttaacgcccgttttccatgctagcatgggttggatggttcgaccggggtctgggaagccaggaggctgcaccaggctccagtctgatctggcagtgtttctacagcccttcataacgccaactactctgagagcgtagtgggtgcattttacatgccactggcacaggtgccaggcaagtcAACGGCAACGATCGGGTGatcctttttatgtgtcactggcacggaggccagtcgaggcggcactggcaacggccacgttcggatggttcttttacatgccactggcacaggtgccaggcgaggctggcaacggccgcgATCGGgtggtcctttttatgtgccaccggcacggaggccagtcgaggcggcactggcaacagccacgtttgaatggtgctttttacatgccaccggcactagtatcacaactacaatttccattgatttttgattgatttcgatttcacttgcctcaacaggtcttcgtgtcattgaaaatatttcacaggcaaaaaaaatgagaaaatgcgtgtgtgtgtgtgagtatgtatgcatgcaaatatgtatgtttgtgtgtgtgtaagcatatgtatgtgtatgtttgtagatgtgtcatgtgtgtttgcaagtacgagtgtatgtacgtctgtgtgtgtgtatatttggaggtgtgagtatgtgtatatgtcagtagttctctgtgtgtatatgtatgtaggtatgtgttggtgtgtgtgtatatatacatatatgcgatgagctggcagaaacgttagcatgccgggcgaaatgcgtagccgtatttcatctgcctctacattctgagttcaaattccgccgaggttgactttgcctttcatcctttcggggtcgataaattaagtaccagttacacactgggattgatataatcgacttaatccgtttgtctgtccttgtttgtcccctctatgtttagccccttgtgggcagtaaagaaatatatatatacatatatgcatacacactcatatatacagagacacatgtaaaaagcaccttttgaacagTGGGCCTCATGGGGGAAATGACAAATGACAGACCTTCAGCAAAatgctgtgcttgagtagaagacccatcaaaccaagtgaaatcatagttgtggcggatgctggtgtcacgtaaatggcacccatgttggtggcacataaaagcacccattactctctcagagtggttgctgttaggaagggcatcaagctgtagaaaccatgcctaatcagactggagtctggtgcagccttccagctgaccagccctggtcaaaccatccaaaaaaattttttttgtttttgtaaaatctcagaaaataattaaaaattcacatttttttgtcaaattattttgttatatttgtctatctatccaactgtagacattttaaatatttcactaactttttgttATAACTTGGTAAAAGGGTACAGATTTTGCCAAAAATTGCCAAATTTGTTCCCACAGTcttccttattatcatcatcatcatcatataacgtccgctttccatgctagcatgggttggacgatttgactgtggTCTAGTGAACCAGACTCCACTCTGATcagacagtgtttctacagcaggatacccttcctaacaccaaccactccgagagtgtagtgggtgcttttacgtgccaccggcacaagggccggtttggtggtactggcaacagccacacccaaatggtgctttctacatgccacctgcacaggagccagtccagcggcactggtgacgacctcgctcgaatgtttcacgtgccaccagcacaagtgctagtaaggcgacgtggtaacgatcacgctcgaatggtgtgcttaacgtgccatcttgttgctctggcaacgatctcactcgtatggtactcttagcgctccactagcaacggatgccagtcaccgagtttgatttcgacagagaaccatatgtatgtataaatgtgtttacCAAATGAACTTACCTTCGGCTGAATGTCATTCAGTTCTCCATTACATAGCCTCCAAAGCAGGTTCTGTGTCTGGTCACCTCCAATACTAAAGTTCAATGAGTGCAGCGGTTCAAACATCTTGCACCAAACCTGAAATTATTAAAGTAGAGGGTGAAATACGTCAAATGTTAACGAGAGGGTGAGATACGTCAAAGGTTAACGAGAGGGTGAGATACATCAAAGGTTAACGAGAGGGTCAGATAGGGCAAAGGTTAACGAGAGGGTGAGATACGTCAAAGGTTAACGAGAGGGTGAGATACGTCAAAGGTTAACGAGAGGGTGAGATACGTCAAAGGTTAACGAGAGGGTCAGATAGGGCAAAAGTTAGCAAGAGGGTCAGATAGGGCAAAAGTTAGCAAGAGGGTCAGATAGGGCAAAAGTTAGCAAGAGGGTCAGATAGGGCAAAAGTTAGCAAGAGGGTCAGATAGGGCAAAAGTTAGCAAGAGGGTCAGATAGGGCAAAAGTTAACAAGAGGGTCAGATAGGGCAAAAGTTAGCAAGAGGGTCAGATAGGGCAAAAGTTAACAAGAGGGTCAGATAGGGCAAAAGTTAGCAAGAGGGTCAGATAGGGCAAAAGTTAACAAGAGGGTCAGATAGGGCAAAAGTTAACAAGAGGGTCAGATAGGGCAAAAGTTAACAAGAGGGTCAGATAGGGCAAAAGTTAGCAAGAGGGTCAGATAG includes the following:
- the LOC115221590 gene encoding platelet-activating factor acetylhydrolase IB subunit gamma, whose protein sequence is MFEPLHSLNFSIGGDQTQNLLWRLCNGELNDIQPKIIVILIGTNNHDHTAEEVSEGIMKIAQTIAEKQPQSNIIVMGIPPRGKFPNPLRDKIKQINKLLSTQVSSVPNASYLHVDEHSFVNHVNGTISHHDMYDYLHFTRTGYQKLCEPLWEEIQQLMQTYVKVESTSADTASIAGELASDRTI